In candidate division KSB1 bacterium, the sequence GACACGATTTCTTGTGGGTTGTGGGTATCATTTTGCCAACGTTTTTACTTTTGCTCAGCGAAAGCAGCGTGTACCAGAAATTTTCATCGGCCAAAGATGCGAAAGGAGCCAAACAGGCGGTTATGGGAATGTTCGCCGGTGTGGTTGTGATCGAATTTATTATGTGCGCGATAGCTGTCGTCGGTTACGCAATTTATTCGGACGATCCAAGGTTTTTCTTAGCCGATGGTTCGATCAACCGGGCTATGGCCGAAGAGGTCATTCTAAGAGTTGGCTATGAAAAAATGCCCGCCATTGTTGGTTCGCTTTTATTTGCCGGCGGCGTGGCCATTATTATTTCTACCGGAAATACATTTTTGATGGTGACTTCTACAAATGTCGCCCGCGATATTTTCCAGACCTTCATTTATAAAGATGCGACTTCAAGCCAAATGGTTGTGATTCAAAGAGTTTGCATCGTCGTTATCGGTGCACTTGCGTTTCTTTTGATGAGCCAGTTTACCACTATTCTTGAGATGGCCTTTATCTCCTATACTATGATTGGCGCTTCACTCGCCCCTGCGCTTCTGGCGGCTTTCTTTTGGAAAAGAGTCACCACCGCGGGCGGCGTCGCCTCGATTGCTTCGGGAATGGGAATCGTACTGCTGATTGCCATCACCAATAAAATTATGGAGAGTCAAGGCAGCACAGGGAGTTTTCTCGGTATCCCCTTTCCGATGGATACGGATTATATTGCTATCCCGTCGGTACTGTTTTCGCTCTCTGCGTTATTTATAGTTAGTCTGCTGACGCCGGCTTCTCCGGAAAGCGTCTGGAAGCCGTTTATTTAATAGCACATAAAAGGCAGAAAAAGATCCGATATGCAAAATAAGTACCACGCTCCCTTTGCAGAAGGGCATTTTTACCATATCTTCAATAGAGGGAATAACAAGCAGACAATCTTCTTCAAACAGGAGAACTACAGATATTTTTTAGTTAAGTTTGATGAATATATGTGCGACTTTTTAGAAGTTTACGGATTTTGTTTATTGCCTAACCATTTCCATTTTTTAGCTCGAGCGAAAGAAAACCTTGCAGGTCTTCAAGACCTGCAAGGTTTAGGCCCTTCTAACACTCGTTGCCGTATCGCCCAAGCCTTTTCTAATTTCTTTAACGGCTACACAAAGGCAATCAACAGACAAGAAGGTCGAACCGGTAATCTCTTCCAAAGGAACTTCAAGCGGATTTTGATTGATAAAGAAGGATAGATTACATGAAAATTCTGCGTACCCCGGACGAACGTTTCGGGAATTTACCGGACTACAGTTTCTCGCCAAACTATGTTGAGATAGACGGCCTGCGCATTCATTATGTGGATGAAGGTCCGCCGGACGCACCGCCTGTTTTGATGTTGCATGGCGAGCCTTCCTGGTCATACCTGTATCGTCACATGATTCCTGTGTTTAAAGAATCAGGATACCGGACCGTGGCTCCTGACTTAGTGGGATTCGGCCGTTCCGACAAACCCGCTAAAATTTCAGATTATACCTACCAGCGGCATGTGGATTGGATGACGGCCTGGTTAGAAAAACTTGACCTGCAGAATATCACACTTGTCTGCCAGGATTGGGGTTCTTTAATTGGTTTGCGGCTCGCCGCAGAAAATTCAGAGCGCTTTGCCCGAATTGTTGTTGGCAATGGCGCTTTGCCAACCGGCGACAGCTCTCCCAATCTCGTTTTCAAAATCTGGAAAACATTTGCACTTTATTCTCCCTGGTTTCCCATTGGCAGAATCGTCGATGCCGGCTGCGTCAAGAAACTAACGCCCGAAATC encodes:
- a CDS encoding sodium:solute symporter family protein, with protein sequence MIYIVVVSVYLAFLVGISVYKSRKVKTQDDFVVAGRAVPVYMLVATLVCTWIGSGSLFGTAGLSFRAGFSELWFSMGAWIGILVIYFVAARVRKISQYTLTDLLEKRYNRTAKVLGTITIIIAYMIIAGYQFKGGGRFISILTEGAISPETGMLISCIVIVGLTVLAGMVSIVAIDIFNGTVMIIAMILTLPFAISSHGGWDAVVSTIEAKNPAYLSMFEGHDFLWVVGIILPTFLLLLSESSVYQKFSSAKDAKGAKQAVMGMFAGVVVIEFIMCAIAVVGYAIYSDDPRFFLADGSINRAMAEEVILRVGYEKMPAIVGSLLFAGGVAIIISTGNTFLMVTSTNVARDIFQTFIYKDATSSQMVVIQRVCIVVIGALAFLLMSQFTTILEMAFISYTMIGASLAPALLAAFFWKRVTTAGGVASIASGMGIVLLIAITNKIMESQGSTGSFLGIPFPMDTDYIAIPSVLFSLSALFIVSLLTPASPESVWKPFI
- a CDS encoding transposase, giving the protein MQNKYHAPFAEGHFYHIFNRGNNKQTIFFKQENYRYFLVKFDEYMCDFLEVYGFCLLPNHFHFLARAKENLAGLQDLQGLGPSNTRCRIAQAFSNFFNGYTKAINRQEGRTGNLFQRNFKRILIDKEG
- a CDS encoding haloalkane dehalogenase, with protein sequence MKILRTPDERFGNLPDYSFSPNYVEIDGLRIHYVDEGPPDAPPVLMLHGEPSWSYLYRHMIPVFKESGYRTVAPDLVGFGRSDKPAKISDYTYQRHVDWMTAWLEKLDLQNITLVCQDWGSLIGLRLAAENSERFARIVVGNGALPTGDSSPNLVFKIWKTFALYSPWFPIGRIVDAGCVKKLTPEIRAAYDAPFPDKSYKAGARAFPKLVPMKPNDPAAPANRAAWEVLKTWEKPFLTAFSDGDPIMRGLDRVFQKEVPGAKGQEHVTIKGAGHFLQEDKGVELAQVTLEFIKKTS